In Saimiri boliviensis isolate mSaiBol1 chromosome 12, mSaiBol1.pri, whole genome shotgun sequence, one genomic interval encodes:
- the ECHS1 gene encoding enoyl-CoA hydratase, mitochondrial, giving the protein MAAVRVLLPRVRGPLRPSLHCSAWRPFASGANFEYIIAEKRGKNNTVGLIQLNRPKALNALCNGLMKELNQALKTFQEDPAVGAIVLTGGEKAFAAGADIKEMQNLSFQECYSHQFLSHWDSVTQVKKPVIAAVNGYALGGGCELAMMCDIIYAGEKAQFGQPEILLGTIPGAGGTQRLTRAVGKSLAMEMVLTGDRISAQDAKQAGLVSKIFPVETLVEEAIQCAERIASNSKIIVAIAKESVNAAFEMTLREGNKLEKKLFYSTFATDDRREGMAAFVEKRKANFRDQ; this is encoded by the exons ATGGCCGCCGTTCGTGTCCTGCTGCCCCGCGTCCGCGGCCCACTGAGGCCCTCGCTCCACTGCTCGGCATGGCGTCCCTTCGCCTCGG GTGCTAACTTTGAGTACATCATCGCAGAAAAAAGGGGGAAGAATAACACCGTGGGGTTGATCCAGCTGAACCGCCCCAAGGCCCTCAATGCACTTTGCAATGGGCTGATGAAGGAGCTCAATCAGGCACTGAAGACCTTCCAGGAGGACCCGGCCGTGGGGGCCATCGTCCTCACCGGCGGGGAGAAGGCCTTTgcag CTGGAGCTGATATCAAGGAAATGCAGAACCTGAGTTTCCAGGAGTGTTACTCCCACCAGTTCTTGAGCCACTGGGACTCCGTCACCCAGGTCAAGAAGCCAGTCATCGCTGCTGTCAATGGCTATGCG CTTGGCGGGGGCTGTGAGCTTGCCATGATGTGTGACATCATCTATGCCGGCGAGAAGGCCCAGTTTGGACAGCCGGAGATCTTACTAGGGACCATCCCAG GTGCAGGTGGCACCCAGAGACTCACCCGTGCTGTCGGGAAGTCGCTGGCGATGGAGATGGTCCTCACCGGTGATCGGATCTCAGCCCAGGATGCCAAGCAAGCAG GTCTTGTAAGCAAGATTTTTCCTGTTGAGACACTGGTGGAAGAAGCCATCCAGTGTGCAGAAAGAATTGCCAGCAATTCTAAAATTATAGTAGCAATAGCCAAAGAATCAGTGAATGCAG CTTTTGAAATGACATTAAGAGAAGGAAATAAGTTGGAGAAGAAACTCTTTTATTCGACCTTTGCAACT GATGACCGGAGAGAAGGGATGGCCGCGTTTGTGGAAAAGAGAAAGGCCAACTTCAGAGACCAGTGA
- the PAOX gene encoding peroxisomal N(1)-acetyl-spermine/spermidine oxidase, with amino-acid sequence MESTGGDGKAPGGPRVLVVGGGIAGLGAAQRLCGHPAFPHLRVLEATARAGGRIRSERSFGGVVEVGAHWIHGPSRGNPVFQLAAEYGLLGEKELSEENQLVETGGHVGLPSVTYTSSGVRLSLQLVAEMATLFYGLIDQTREFLQAAETPVPSVGEYLRKELSRLVVGWTEDEETKKLKLAVLNAFFNLECCVSGTHSMDLVALAPFGEYAVLPGLDCTFPKGYQGLTDCMMASLPQDTVVFEKPVKTIHWNGAFQEAAFPGETFPVSVECEDGDRFPAHHVIVTVPLGFLKEHLDTFFDPPLPAEKAEAIRKIGFGTNNKIFLEFEEPFWEPDCQLIQVVWEDTSPLEDPAPALRDAWFRKLIGFVVLPAFGSVHVLCGFIAGLESEFMETLSDEEVLLCLTQVLRRVTGNPRLPAPKSVLRSRWHSAPYTRGSYSYVAVGSTGDGLDQLAQPLPADSTDAQLQILFAGEATHRTFYSTTHGALLSGWREADRLLALWAPQAQQPRPRL; translated from the exons ATGGAGTCGACTGGCGGCGACGGGAAGGCCCCGGGCGGCCCCCGGGTGCTGGTGGTGGGCGGCGGCATCGCGGGGCTCGGCGCGGCGCAGAGGCTCTGCGGCCACCCCGCCTTCCCGCACCTGCGCGTCCTGGAGGCCACGGCCCGCGCCGGGGGCCGCATCCGCTCGGAGCGCAGCTTCG GTGGCGTGGTGGAGGTGGGCGCGCACTGGATCCATGGGCCCTCCCGGGGCAACCCCGTCTTCCAGCTGGCTGCTGAGTACGGGCTGCTGGGGGAGAAAGAGCTGTCGGAGGAGAACCAGCTGGTGGAGACCGGGGGTCACGTGGGCCTGCCCTCCGTGACCTACACCAGCTCCGGGGTCCGCCTGAGCCTCCAGCTGGTGGCGGAGATGGCGACTCTGTTCTACGGCCTGATCGACCAGACCCGAGAGTTCCTGCAGGCCGCGGAGACCCCGGTGCCCAGCGTGGGGGAGTACCTCAGGAAGGAGCTCAGCCGGCTCGTGGTCGGCTGGACAGAGGACGAGGAGACCAAGAAACTGAAGCTGGCCGTGCTGAACGCCTTCTTCAACCTGGAATGCTGTGTGAGCGGCACCCACAGCATGGACCTGGTGGCCCTGGCGCCCTTCGGGGAGTACGCCGTGCTGCCCGGGCTGGACTGCACCTTTCCTAA GGGCTACCAAGGGCTCACAGACTGCATGATGGCCTCCCTGCCGCAGGACACGGTAGTTTTTGAGAAGCCCGTGAAGACCATTCACTGGAACGGGGCCTTCCAGGAGGCAGCCTTTCCCGGGGAGACCTTTCCGGTGTCGGTAGAGTGTGAGGACGGAGACCGGTTCCCAGCGCACCACGTCATTGTCACCGTGCCCTTAG GTTTTCTTAAAGAACATCTGGACACCTTCTTTGACCCTCCACTGCCGGCGGAGAAGGCAGAAGCAATCAGGAAGATCGGCTTCGGGACCAACAATAAGATCTTCCTGGAGTTCGAGGAGCCCTTCTGGGAGCCAGACTGCCAGCTGATCCAGGTGGTGTGGGAGGACACATCCCCGCTGGAGGACCCTGCCCCCGCCCTGCGGGATGCCTGGTTCCGGAAGCTCATCGGCTTTGTGGTCCTTCCTGCCTTTGG GTCTGTCCACGTTCTCTGTGGGTTCATTGCTGGGCTCGAGTCTGAGTTCATGGAGACTCTGTCGGATGAAGAAGTGCTTCTGTGTCTCACCCAGGTGCTCCGGAGAGTGACAG GAAACCCGCGGCTTCCTGCACCTAAGAGCGTCCTGCGGTCTCGCTGGCACAGCGCCCCGTACACCAGGGGCTCCTACAGCTACGTGGCGGTGGGCAGCACGGGGGACGGCCTGGACCAGCTGGCTCAGCCCCTCCCTGCAGACAGCACCGATGCCCAG CTCCAGATCCTGTTTGCAGGGGAAGCCACACATCGGACGTTTTACTCCACGACGCACGGGGCTCTGCTGTCGGGATGGAGGGAGGCTGACCGCCTCCTTGCTCTGTGGGCCCCGCAGGCGCAGCAGCCCCGGCCCAGGCTCTAG